The stretch of DNA TGCTGTTGCTGGGGGCTACGGCCTGTAGCGATAGGTCTGACACCACCGCCACAGATGATGGCATACGCACCGACCAAAGGGAATCTGATGCCCGCGCCCGTGACCAGCGCGATGGCATGAATCCTGCGGCCGAGGGTGAACAGCAAACCACAGGGGATTTAGCGGTTGATGTGCGCAATTCCTTGGAAAGTGCCCTGCCAGGCAGTCGATTGGCTGTCAGTGTTGACGATAGCAATGGCAGGGCAACGATCGATGGCACCGTGCGGAGCCAAGAACAGTTTGACGAGATTGAACCCCTAGTGATGGCCTTTGAGGGTGTTCAGTCAGTCGATGTCCAAGCAACAGTTGATCCCAACTGACCCCACCAATGCTGAGACGCGCAGCTTTTTCAATGTTCAGAGACGCTGCTGCGCGTCTCAGCTTAGGAATGAAGCCTTTATCATTCCCAGCCTCTGTAGGTTAGGTAAGAGACCCGAACTGACGCAGATAGCCGTGATCATCGAGCCATGGGTTCTTTTAGAACTGGGTCATAAACTATGATGACCAACTCATCGGGAAAGCAAGTCTCTTTTTGAGATGACTCAACGCCCACCGCGACCTATCCAGCTTTTAGCAACTCTATTTCAGTGGATGTGGCTATCGTCGGCGCTGGAATAGGGGGATCAACGGCTGCTAGTTAGCTTAGGAAATCGAGAAAACTGTTGAGATAATTGAGGCTAGCCATGGCGTTTCAAATCCTTGTTAATCCCATGGAAAGCGAACGTAAAATTCAGGTTCACGCTGGCTAAGAAGAGCGAGAGCCTGAGCCAAAACTGAAAGACAATCTTGCTTTTTTCTCTGGTGCGAATCTGCACCGCTGTTGACTAGATATCAACTAGAAGGACAGCTGGAATTGACTGTTTAGGCATGCATAAGACTGGGGTTTAACTTTATTTTTGGAGCTAAGAGGATGCTTTCACGGCGGCGAATGCGTAGGTTTTTCCTAGTAACGAGTGTGGCGATCATGACAGTAATTACCTTGGCTTTCGATGTTGGCAACTCTGGTAGCTGGGCGGCCACATTAGCGCCCAGTCAGGTGCTTGGGCAGCTATCTCCAGGGCAGTCTGTCGCTTTGTTTTCAAGCCCAAATGTTTTGCTGGCTTTGGTAGCAGGGGTGGTGATGGCCTTTGCCTTTCAACTGCTCTTGACCAACCTGGCGATCGCCGTCATTGCCGCCCCGGATAGTTCTTCTAGCGGTAGTGATGCTGAGAGTCTGGGCGATACCGTTCGCGGCATTGAAACCAAAATCGGACTGGGTCTACTGGTAAGCGTCAGCATTGCCCTATTTGCCGCGTGTTTTCTGGCGATCCAGCTCAGTCTGCTGAGCAGTCCTGGACTGGGGGCGATCGCCGGGGTGATCATCTGGGCCGTTTTCTTCACGGCCCTGACTTGGCTGAGCTCCACAGCCTTGGGTTCCCTGCTGGGCTCGGTGATCAGCACCGCGACGGCTGGCGTGCAGAGCTTGCTGGGCGCAGGTGCAGCGATGGTGGGGGCAACCATGGCGAAGAGCCAGATGGTTTCCAGCGCCGAAGACATTACGGCGGCGGTACGGCGGGAATTGACCGCAGGGCTTGATCCTGACACGGTTCGGGCAACGCTGCAAAGTTCCTTAGACAAGGCGCAGCTACCGAAGTTGAATGTTGATCAGCTGGGCAGACAGTTTGAAACCTTGCTAAAGGATGCGAATTTAGGG from Leptolyngbya sp. KIOST-1 encodes:
- a CDS encoding BON domain-containing protein, whose translation is MGNAHPSDRNFDFNDPPREKVSVMKKIIPLVLGSLLLLGATACSDRSDTTATDDGIRTDQRESDARARDQRDGMNPAAEGEQQTTGDLAVDVRNSLESALPGSRLAVSVDDSNGRATIDGTVRSQEQFDEIEPLVMAFEGVQSVDVQATVDPN